One Vitis riparia cultivar Riparia Gloire de Montpellier isolate 1030 chromosome 4, EGFV_Vit.rip_1.0, whole genome shotgun sequence genomic window carries:
- the LOC117913535 gene encoding auxin-responsive protein SAUR71-like, producing MDSKKSNKITEIVRLQQILKKWRKLANTSKSSGNSSSNNNSNKGKLLRRTLSLSEKSDIVPKGYLAVCVGEELKRFVIPTKYLSHQAFIILLREAEEEFGFEQAGVLRIPCEVSAFENILKVVEKKDFRFLGEDAIGCCSSESQLNQSYHPQSPMCT from the coding sequence ATGGATTCCAAGAAGTCTAACAAGATCACTGAGATTGTCAGGCTTCAACAGATCctcaaaaaatggagaaaactTGCAAATACATCAAAGAGCAGTGGCAATAGCAGCAGCAATAACAACAGCAATAAGGGCAAACTTCTAAGGAGAACACTCTCCCTGTCGGAGAAATCAGATATTGTCCCTAAAGGGTACCTGGCAGTTTGTGTTGGAGAAGAGCTTAAGAGATTTGTGATCCCAACCAAGTATTTGAGCCATCAAGCATTCATCATCCTACTCAGAGAAGCAGAAGAGGAATTTGGGTTTGAACAAGCGGGAGTTTTGCGGATTCCTTGTGAAGTTTCTGCATTTGAGAACATCTTGAAGGTGGTCGAGAAGAAGGATTTCAGGTTTCTCGGAGAAGATGCTATAGGATGCTGCTCATCAGAAAGCCAGCTAAATCAATCTTACCATCCACAAAGTCCTATGTGCACATGA
- the LOC117913536 gene encoding uncharacterized protein LOC117913536 isoform X1, with translation MAMPIATAKFSFLPMLPSSPSSTVGMRFLKPPHCAPLQQIQEQIDVGIMCEPCNGKGWLLCDFCKGQKTNVKAENNRIYRRCPSCRAIGYVLCSKCKVFKCVTFPNNDDGEELNF, from the exons ATGGCGATGCCTATTGCCactgcaaagtttagttttttacCGATGCTgccatcatcaccatcatcgACAGTGGGAATGCGTTTTTTGAAGCCACCGCACTGTGCACCACTTCAGCAGATCCAAGAACAG ATTGATGTAGGGATTATGTGCGAACCATGCAACGGCAAAGGATGGTTGCTTTGTGATTTTTGTAAAGGACAGAAAACCAATGTGAAAGCCGAAAACAATAGGATCTATCGGCGCTGTCCGTCTTGTAGAGCT ATTGGATACGTCCTGTGTTCAAAGTGCAAAGTTTTTAAATGTGTAACATTTCCAAATAATGATGACGGTGAAGAGCTGAATTTTTGA
- the LOC117913536 gene encoding uncharacterized protein LOC117913536 isoform X2 yields MAMPIATAKFSFLPMLPSSPSSTVGMRFLKPPHCAPLQQIQEQIDVGIMCEPCNGKGWLLCDFCKGQKTNVKAENNRIYRRCPSCRATYHLAADWIRPVFKVQSF; encoded by the exons ATGGCGATGCCTATTGCCactgcaaagtttagttttttacCGATGCTgccatcatcaccatcatcgACAGTGGGAATGCGTTTTTTGAAGCCACCGCACTGTGCACCACTTCAGCAGATCCAAGAACAG ATTGATGTAGGGATTATGTGCGAACCATGCAACGGCAAAGGATGGTTGCTTTGTGATTTTTGTAAAGGACAGAAAACCAATGTGAAAGCCGAAAACAATAGGATCTATCGGCGCTGTCCGTCTTGTAGAGCT ACCTATCACTTGGCTGCAGATTGGATACGTCCTGTGTTCAAAGTGCAAAGTTTTTAA
- the LOC117913534 gene encoding LOW QUALITY PROTEIN: glycosyltransferase family protein 64 C3 (The sequence of the model RefSeq protein was modified relative to this genomic sequence to represent the inferred CDS: inserted 1 base in 1 codon), translated as MRTVFAVVFFFVYAHLGTLSLRTLSDDPCDSTKLPDPRKLRSDQITVLMNGYSESRIPLLRSIAATYAASPPVAAVVILWGNPSTPTRTLAELSHNFTIAYTGAAPISLVRQASDSLNARFLPRPFITTRGVIICDDDVEVDPKSIEFAFRVWASNPHRLIGLFARAHDLDLSKREWIYTVHPDKYSIVLTKFMVLKTEYLYKYSCEGGARMMEARRAVDMAQNCEDILMNFVVAEEGNAGPMLVGAEKVRDWGDGRNDEGLGLKEREXGLSSRRGEHRKRRGGCIGDFHRILGRMPLRYGYGKVVNSIAEQGLCLKDGKLVFCDQWP; from the exons ATGAGAACCGTTTTCGCCGTCGTTTTCTTCTTTGTCTATGCACATCTCGGAACTCTGAGTCTGCGTACACTCTCCGACGACCCATGCGACAGTACCAAGCTTCCGGACCCGCGAAAGCTCCGATCGGATCAGATTACGGTTCTGATGAACGGCTATTCCGAGTCCCGCATCCCTCTCCTCCGCTCGATTGCTGCCACGTACGCCGCGTCCCCTCCAGTAGCGGCGGTGGTCATCCTCTGGGGAAACCCCTCCACTCCAACGCGAACCCTCGCGGAACTCTCCCACAACTTCACGATCGCCTACACCGGCGCGGCACCGATCTCTCTGGTCCGCCAGGCATCAGACAGCCTCAACGCGAGGTTCCTCCCGCGTCCGTTCATCACGACACGTGGGGTGATCATATGCGACGACGACGTGGAGGTGGACCCCAAGTCTATCGAGTTCGCGTTCCGAGTCTGGGCCTCGAACCCCCACCGCCTGATCGGGCTGTTCGCGAGAGCACACGATCTGGACTTGTCGAAGCGGGAGTGGATCTACACCGTCCATCCGGACAAGTACTCGATCGTGTTGACCAAGTTCATGGTCCTGAAAACCGAATATTTGTACAAGTACAGCTGCGAAGGTGGGGCCAGGATGATGGAAGCGAGGAGGGCCGTCGATATGGCGCAAAACTGTGAGGACATACTGATGAATTTTGTGGTGGCGGAGGAAGGTAATGCGGGGCCCATGCTGGTGGGAGCGGAGAAGGTGAGAGACTGGGGAGACGGGAGGAATGATGAAGGGCTGGGATTGAAGGAGAGGG GTGGGTTGAGTAGTAGGAGAGGGGAACACAGGAAGAGGAGAGGGGGGTGCATAGGGGATTTTCATAGGATTTTGGGAAGAATGCCATTAAGGTATGGTTATGGGAAGGTGGTTAATTCCATTGCTGAGCAAGGTTTGTGTCTGAAAGATGGCAAGTTAGTGTTCTGTGATCAATGGCCATAG